TGCTGCGCCCACGTCGGTGCTGCCGATCTTCATGATGATCAAGGGCTTGCCGGCAGCGGCTGCCTTGCGCAACGCGGCGCGCAAACGGTCACCGTCTTTGCAGGCCTCGAGCGCGGCGCAGATCACGCGCGTGTCGGGGTCTTCGGCCAGGTAGTCAATGCACTCGGCCACGTCCACATCGGCCTCATTCCCGGTGGCGATCACGCGCGACAAACCAATGCCGCGCAGCGTGGCCATGCCATAGGTGGCCGAGCCAAACGCGCCGCTCTGCGTGGCCAGGCCGATCACGCCGTGCTTGGGGCGCAGGCCGTTCAGCGCGGTGGAGAAGGTGGCATAAAAATTCTGCGAAGGGTTCAGCAGGCCCAGTGCGTTCGGGCCCACCATGCGCATGCCGGCTTCGCGGCAAATGGCCACCAGACGCGCCTGCAACTCGGCACCGGCCGCGTCCACCTCGGCAAAGCCGGCGGTGAACACCTGCACCGCCTTCACACCCTTGGCCGCGCATTCCTTCAGCGCCGCTTCCACGCCGGGCACCGGCACGGCGATGATGGCGTGGTCCACCGGGCCAGGCACATCGGTGAGGCTGGCGTACGCGGGCAGGCCTTGAATCTCGGCGGCGCCGCTGCGGTTCACCGGGTACAGCTGGCCCTTGAAGCCGGCTTCCAGCAGAAAGCGCAGAGGGCGGCCACCGATGCGCTCGGGGTCGGACGAAGCGCCGATCAGCGCCACGGAACTGGGGAAGAAAAGCGGGTGCAGGGGGTGCATGGGTTCGGCGCGCATGGTGGCAGTGGTCGTCAATGCATTACAGAAGAGCGTGGGTCGTGCCGCCGTCGACCAGCAGCGATTCGCCGGTGACGAAACTGCTTTCGTCGCTGGCGAGGAAGAGAGACGCGTTGGCAATATCTTCCACCTCGCCCAGGCGGCCCAGCGGTGCGCGCGCAATGCGCTTGGCCACCATCTCGGGGTTGACGTTGATGGCCACACCTTCGGTTTTCACCGAGCCCGGGCACACCGCGTTCACGCGGATTTTCTGCGGGCCCAGATCCACCGAGGCCGAGCGCGTGAGGCCGAGCACCGCCGCCTTCACGCCGCAGTACACCATGCCCGAAGGAATGCCCAGGAAGCTCGCGGCCGACGCAATGTTCACGATGGCCCCGCCACCCGAACGCGCCATGGCGGCTGCACCCACCTGAATGCCCCAGACCACCGAGTGAAAACCCGTGCCCGTCATGCGCGCCAGCATCTCGGGGGTGATGGCGTCGATGGGGCCGTAGCGCACCCAGATCGCGTTGTTGACGAGAACGTCGAACCGGCCGTAACGCTGTTCCAAGTCGCCCACCGCCGCTTCGAAGGTGGCGCGTTGTGCCACGTCGCCTGCGTAGGCGTGGGCTTGTGCGCCCTGGTCGCGCAGCGCCTGGGCTGCGCGCTCGGCGTTGTCGCCTTTGATGTCGAGAACGCCGATGGCCGCGCCCTCGGCGGCGAAGCGTTCACAGATAGCGCGGCCGATGCCTTGAGCGCCGCCGGTGACCAAAGCCACCTTGCCTTTGAGCCTGTTTCCCATGTGTTGCTGTCTCCGTGTTTGTAGATTATTCTACCGGCCGGTTAGTAAAACACGATAGCGCTCAAAACCTAGGAGATACCCTTATGTCGACACCGGATTTGAAACAGCAAGTCACCGAACTGATGGACCGCGAAGCGATCCGCGAATGCATGGCGCGCTACTGCCGCGGCATCGATCGGCAAGACGAAGAAGCGCTGCGCAGCGCCTACTGGCCCGACGCCACCGACCGCCACGGCCCCTACCAGGGCAGCGCCACCGGCTTCATCGACTGGGCGCTGAAGAAGCTCGCCAAGGACAGCGAGCGCTCCATCCACAACATTGCCAACATGTCGATCACATTGGCGGGCACGCAGGCGGCGGTGGAGACGTACTTTTTGGCACTGCAGCGCGACCGCGATGCCGAAGGCGTGGCGCAAGAAGTGTTCATTGCCGGGCGCTATGCGGACCGCTTTGAGAAGCGCGGTGAAGAGTGGCGCATTGCGGCGCGCACGGTGGTGTACGACTGGCTGCGCCCCATGGGTGCGGTGCACAAAACCGAGGCCGAACATTTCGGCACGGTGCGCGCGCCGCTGGGTTCGCTGCGCGACAGCGATCCGATTTATGCGCTGCTTGATGCGGTGCAAAACCAGAAGGGCTGAGCTTCAGCTGACCTTCTAAGCAAGGCTGGTTGTTTGACATGGCATTGCCGCAAGCCACCGTCAAGTCGGCCGCGCGCGTGCTGGAGCTGCTGGAGCACTTCCGCACCGTGCGCGCGCCGCGCTCGCTCAAAGACCTTGTGGACGCGCTCGGCTACCCGCAATCGAGCACCACGGCGCTGCTCAAGAGCCTGACCGCCCAGGGCTACCTGAACTACGACCGCGTACAGCGCGTGTACTTCCCCACGCTGCGCGTGGCTGCACTCGGCGAATGGATCGAACCCGCGCTGCTCGGCGACAACGCGCGCTTGCTCGACGCCATGCGCGACGTGCACAACGCGACCGGCGAAACCGTGTCACTCGGTTTGCTGAACGACGTGTACCTGCAGCACGTGCGCATCATCCAGTCCACCCACGCCATGCGCTTCTACACGGAAGAGGGCAGCATGCGGCCAGTGGTCACGTCATCGCTGGGCTGGTTGTTGCTGTCCACGCGCACACCCGAGCAGATCGAGCGCCTGGTGCGCCGCGCCAACATTGCGATTGCCGACCCCGCGCAACGGGTGGACGTGGCAGCGATGGTCAAACGCATCCTGTCGCTCAAAGGCCAGACCCAGATCCACATAGAAGGCATGCCGTTCGCAGACGGCGCGACGATGTGCGCGCTGCTGCCGGTGACGATCCATGGGCAGCCGGTGGTGCTGGGCTTGGGCGGGAGTCTGGAGAGGGTGCGGGAGAACAGGGTGCGGTATGCGGAGGTTTTGAAGGGGGCTGTGGGCGCGGTATAAGGAAGGGGCGGGTTCCATCAAGTTGGGGGGAACTCCGCCGCCCATACCGATGCAACCAAGATTATTTGCGACACATGATCATGGCGGGTTCACGGTTTCCGATCAACGTGATTTCGGGCGCAAATGAGGATGGATCTGCATCCGGCCGATCTCGTCGCTCAACATCTGAGTTGCCTCGATCAGCTGCTCCGGATTCAACTGGTCAGTTGGCGCAGAAATGCTAACGGCCGACTGCCCGTTGGAGGACGGCACCACCATGCCAACGCCCCTCACGCCTGGAAGAGCCCAATCCGGCGTGATGGCGAACCCGCACCGACGGGTTTCTTCGATGGCCGATCGCAACAGACTGCTGTCGGCAGCCAGCAGAGAGCGCGTGGCGCCTTTCGTCCGAAGTCCTTCTTCGATAGCTGCATCGTCCATGGCTGCCAGCAGGGCGAGTCCCGCCGGGCCCGCGCCCAGAGGACGACGCCCGCCGATGCGCAGCAATACCTTGCGGATCGGATAGTCACCATCCACTCGGTCGAGGCAGATGGCATCGAATCCACTCCGACTCATCAAATACACGGTGCCTTTGGTCATTGCGGCCAACCGCAACATGTGCGGCCGACAGCTTGCGACGAGTCCGCCTTTATCACCCGCTGCCAGGCCCAGCTCGAAACTGAGCGGGCCTAGACGGTAGCGGTTGGTGGTGACACTCTGCACCACCATGCGTTCCTTGATGAGGATCAACAGGATGCGCCGAACGGTGGGATGTGGCAGCCCGGTGCTGGCTGCCAGATCCACCAGCCGCGCGCCGCCCGCTCCGTCTTTGGCAATGGCGCGCAGGACATCGATGGCGCGGGAGATTGCGTGCTTTCCAGACTGCTTGTCTTCTTGATCGCCCATTCTTGTCTCCTTGCCAACCGACATCGCGAGCAACTTGCAGCACAGCGTACTCCAATATCGCTGGCGCTCTCACCCCGAGGCGCGCGGGCTACTCGGGAACATAGCCAGCTCGGCGTGCCGCCTCGGTCCAGAACGAAACCTCGGCACGAACCATCGCGGGCAACTCTTCTGGTGTGCCGGCCACGGGGGCCGCGCCCGCCAATCGCACACGGTCCACAAACGCGGGCGACTTTGCCACCGCCAGCAACTCGTGGTTCAGTCGCTGCACGACTGCCGCAGGCGTCTTTGCCGGTGCCCATAGCCCGCCACTGAAAACCGTCAGAAAGCCAGGATATCCGGACTCCGCGATCGTGGGTACATCGGGAATCTCTTCCAGGCGGCGGTTCGCGCCGACGGCCAGGATCTTCATGGCGCCCGAGGCAGCATGGGCGCGAAAAGACGTGATGCCTTCGAATGCCGCCTGGACTTCGTTCGACAGAAGAGCCGTCGTCACGTTGGCTCCGCCTTTGTAGGGGATGTGCTTGACATCAATGCCCGCCGCAGCTTTGAGAGCCTCCATCGACATCATTGCGTTGGGAGCTGCCGATCCATAGTTCAGCACGCCGGGATTCGCTTTGGCATAGGAGATGAATTCAGCCAGCGTGCGGGCAGGGACTTTGGCCCCCACCGCCAGCACGAATGGACCCTGATACAGCGGCGCGATAGGAACGAAGTCGGTCGCCATGTTGATAGGCGGATCCTTCTGAAACACCTTGGAAAGAACAGATCCGCCGACAAACAGCAGTGTGTATCCGTTGGGCTCAGCGTTGGCCACAAAGCGTGCGGCCACGATGGCATTGCCACCTGGCCGGTTCTCCACCACAACGCCCTGGCCCAGGCGCGCAGCCAGCCCTTCGGCGGCTGCCCGGGCAAGCGTGTCAACCGTTCCGCCAGCAGAGTAGGGCACCACAAGCGTGATGGGGCGGGAAGGGTAGGTTTGCGCAGAAGCGGACAGCACGCCTAACGCGCAGGCGAACACAAGGCCCGCGCGCACCAACTGCTTTTTGAGGTTCGTGATCATGTTTTGTCTCCTTTATGGACAGGACGTACAAGGGCTCTGAATTCAGGCGAGCCAGCTGGGCTTGCGCTTTTCCGCCCACGCCAAAGCGGCTTCTCTCGATTCGGGGAGACCGGCGGCAAGGCCCGTGAACAGTTGTTCAAGCCGATAGCCTTCGTAGACCGGCATTTCAAAGGCCAGCGTGATCGACTCGCGCGCCAGACGCATCACGGTAGGTGCTTTGGACGCCATGCGACGGGCCATTGCCAATGCTTGCGGCATCAACTCATCGTGGGGCAAGACCATATGGACGCTTCCGATGCGATGCAGATCTTCGGCCATCATGTGTTCGCCCGTGAGAACCATGAAGCGAACCATTTTCTCCGGCAACAACGTGGCCGCATGGCGAGCGCCTCCCATTGTGCCGACGGTCACCTCGGGCAGGGCGAACTTGGTTCCTTGCGCCGCCATCACGACATCGCAGCACGCAGCCAGAACCAGTCCCGCGCCGATGGCAGAGCCATTGACAGCCGCGATGACGGGCACCGGTGACTTCCGGATTGCCTCAAAGGTGGCGCGGGTGACCGCCGAACGCTGCATGGAAATTTCGAGCGTCTTCTCACCGAGTTCCTTCACGTCGGCACCCGCGCAGAACACGCGGATACCGGCACCGGTGAGCACGACAGCACGAACGTCTGGAAGCTTGTGCAGACCAGCAAAAAGCTCCGTCATGCGTTCGAACATGGCGAGTGTCAAAGGATTCACGGGCGGCCTGTCGATGGTGACAACCATGACGTGTGGATCGACGGTGTCGCGCGTGACGACGAGTTGGCTGGTGGCATCGTTTTTCAATGGGAGGACTCCTGGTTGGTTGAGGGATACAGATCGATCAGCGCGTCCAGCGCAAGCACGCCTTGCCCTTGCGGCAGGACGAGAACAGGATTGAGTTCCAGCGAGCGCAGTCGACCGGTGTTCGTCAGTGCGAGGTCTGAAATAGCCAGCAGCAGGTCGACAAGCGCTTCGATGTCTGCTGGCGATCGGCCGCGAACGCCAGTCAGCAAAGCCGCACCTCGGATGGAAAGCACGAGTGCGCGTGCGTCGTCGCGCCCAAATCCAGCGCGCAACCAGACAACGTCCCCTAAAACTTCGACGAGCACACCGCCCAGGCCGAACATGACCATGGGGCCAAAAACCGGGTCCTGGTGCAGGCCGACGACGCATTCGACGCCGGTGGGTGCCATCGGCGACACAAGGAAGCCGTCGATGCGCGCAGTGGGCACTTTGACGGACAGATCGCGTTGCATCCGCTCAAACGCCTCTTTTAGTGCGGATGGCGTACGCAGATGCAGGGCGACACCGCCGACGTCGCTTTTGTGAGCCAAGTCATGTGACACGACTTTCAGGGCAACGGGAAATCCCTGTCGCAGCGCGGCCGCATCGGCTTCGGCCGCGTTCTTCACCAACTCGGCCGGAATGAAAGAAACGCCTGCACGCTGCAGCACTGCGCGCGCGTCCGCTTCGTTGTAGCGCTCTGCATCCATCTTCGGCATGCCACGGCGAACGGCCACTGGCTGGGCAGGACGATCAAACCCTTCGCGCATCGAGGCCAGGGCGTTCAGGACCCCCATGGCGCGAAGTGGATCCTCATATTGCAGATACCCGGCGGCTTCGTAGGCTGTTGCAAGCTCGGGTTCTCCCGTGACACTGACCATGTGCAGCATGTCGGGGGCACTGGCTGCGGCTTCCTTCATTTGCCGCAGCAGCGGCGTCCGCATCACGGGGTTCGCGGCGATCTGACCTAGAAAAGTAAACATCGTGTCGGCGGGTCGGGCCGCAATCAGTTCACCCATTACCATGCCCACCAGTCCCGGATCGGACAAAAACTGGCCCGTGACATCGACCGGGTTGCGGGTGGATGCGGCAGGGATATGTCCACGAATGACCTCTTGCGCAGAGGCCGGCATCTCCGGCAAAGTGAAACCTCCTCCGACGGCGGCATCGACGGCCAGCGCCGCGAAGCCCCCCGAGGTAGACACCACACAGAGGCGTCGTCCCGCCGGGTAGCGGCGGCGAGCTGCGGCGCGTGCGACGTCAAACATCTCCTCGATGCTTGCCGCGCGGTGCACGGCGTGTCCACGCAAAACGGCGTCGTACATCGCATCGTCACCGGCAAGCGATGCTGTGTGGGAAGCCGCCGCCTCTGCGCCGGCTGTCGTCGTGCCGACTTTCACCAGGATGACCGGTTTGCGCCGCAAGCGCGCCGTTTCCAAGCCCCGCAAGAAGGATTCACTGCGTCGCAGCCCTTCCACGTAAAGAAGAATGCCGTCGACGGTGTCATCTTCGGCGAAGGTCTCCAGAACCTCGCCAATTTCTACATCGACTTCATTGCCGGTGGTCACGAACTGGTTGATGGACAAACCACGCAGGTGGGCCATGGCCAGAAGATTGGAGCCGACGCCGCCGCTTTGGCTGACCAGCGCGAACTGAAACGAACCTTCAATCCGTGTGGGAACTGCGGCGGTGAAACTGAGCCAGGCTCCAACCTCAAGGTTGAATGCGCCCAGGCAATTTGGGCCCAGCACTCGCATGCCGGTTCGTCGGGTCAACTGGGCCAGCAGCCGCTCGTCTTCGCGTCCGGCGCCTCCCGACTCGGCGAAGCCCGCGGAGAACACTACCGCGCCCCGCACACCACTGTCGGCGCACTCTTCGAGCACCCCCATGACGCGTTCTCTCGGAATCGCAAGAATCGCGCAGTCCACAGGCTCGGGCACGCTGCGGATCGAGCGATAGGCCTGCAACCCCTGTATGTTCTCGTGCGTGGGATGAACGGGATACAAACCACCGCGGAACTTCAGGCCTC
The sequence above is a segment of the Hydrogenophaga sp. BPS33 genome. Coding sequences within it:
- a CDS encoding IclR family transcriptional regulator, which codes for MALPQATVKSAARVLELLEHFRTVRAPRSLKDLVDALGYPQSSTTALLKSLTAQGYLNYDRVQRVYFPTLRVAALGEWIEPALLGDNARLLDAMRDVHNATGETVSLGLLNDVYLQHVRIIQSTHAMRFYTEEGSMRPVVTSSLGWLLLSTRTPEQIERLVRRANIAIADPAQRVDVAAMVKRILSLKGQTQIHIEGMPFADGATMCALLPVTIHGQPVVLGLGGSLERVRENRVRYAEVLKGAVGAV
- a CDS encoding IclR family transcriptional regulator; its protein translation is MGDQEDKQSGKHAISRAIDVLRAIAKDGAGGARLVDLAASTGLPHPTVRRILLILIKERMVVQSVTTNRYRLGPLSFELGLAAGDKGGLVASCRPHMLRLAAMTKGTVYLMSRSGFDAICLDRVDGDYPIRKVLLRIGGRRPLGAGPAGLALLAAMDDAAIEEGLRTKGATRSLLAADSSLLRSAIEETRRCGFAITPDWALPGVRGVGMVVPSSNGQSAVSISAPTDQLNPEQLIEATQMLSDEIGRMQIHPHLRPKSR
- a CDS encoding SDR family NAD(P)-dependent oxidoreductase, whose product is MGNRLKGKVALVTGGAQGIGRAICERFAAEGAAIGVLDIKGDNAERAAQALRDQGAQAHAYAGDVAQRATFEAAVGDLEQRYGRFDVLVNNAIWVRYGPIDAITPEMLARMTGTGFHSVVWGIQVGAAAMARSGGGAIVNIASAASFLGIPSGMVYCGVKAAVLGLTRSASVDLGPQKIRVNAVCPGSVKTEGVAINVNPEMVAKRIARAPLGRLGEVEDIANASLFLASDESSFVTGESLLVDGGTTHALL
- a CDS encoding acetate--CoA ligase family protein, encoding MRRVLSPLLSPKSVAVIGASDNPSRIGGRPLSQLRGLKFRGGLYPVHPTHENIQGLQAYRSIRSVPEPVDCAILAIPRERVMGVLEECADSGVRGAVVFSAGFAESGGAGREDERLLAQLTRRTGMRVLGPNCLGAFNLEVGAWLSFTAAVPTRIEGSFQFALVSQSGGVGSNLLAMAHLRGLSINQFVTTGNEVDVEIGEVLETFAEDDTVDGILLYVEGLRRSESFLRGLETARLRRKPVILVKVGTTTAGAEAAASHTASLAGDDAMYDAVLRGHAVHRAASIEEMFDVARAAARRRYPAGRRLCVVSTSGGFAALAVDAAVGGGFTLPEMPASAQEVIRGHIPAASTRNPVDVTGQFLSDPGLVGMVMGELIAARPADTMFTFLGQIAANPVMRTPLLRQMKEAAASAPDMLHMVSVTGEPELATAYEAAGYLQYEDPLRAMGVLNALASMREGFDRPAQPVAVRRGMPKMDAERYNEADARAVLQRAGVSFIPAELVKNAAEADAAALRQGFPVALKVVSHDLAHKSDVGGVALHLRTPSALKEAFERMQRDLSVKVPTARIDGFLVSPMAPTGVECVVGLHQDPVFGPMVMFGLGGVLVEVLGDVVWLRAGFGRDDARALVLSIRGAALLTGVRGRSPADIEALVDLLLAISDLALTNTGRLRSLELNPVLVLPQGQGVLALDALIDLYPSTNQESSH
- a CDS encoding nuclear transport factor 2 family protein — its product is MSTPDLKQQVTELMDREAIRECMARYCRGIDRQDEEALRSAYWPDATDRHGPYQGSATGFIDWALKKLAKDSERSIHNIANMSITLAGTQAAVETYFLALQRDRDAEGVAQEVFIAGRYADRFEKRGEEWRIAARTVVYDWLRPMGAVHKTEAEHFGTVRAPLGSLRDSDPIYALLDAVQNQKG
- a CDS encoding enoyl-CoA hydratase-related protein, giving the protein MKNDATSQLVVTRDTVDPHVMVVTIDRPPVNPLTLAMFERMTELFAGLHKLPDVRAVVLTGAGIRVFCAGADVKELGEKTLEISMQRSAVTRATFEAIRKSPVPVIAAVNGSAIGAGLVLAACCDVVMAAQGTKFALPEVTVGTMGGARHAATLLPEKMVRFMVLTGEHMMAEDLHRIGSVHMVLPHDELMPQALAMARRMASKAPTVMRLARESITLAFEMPVYEGYRLEQLFTGLAAGLPESREAALAWAEKRKPSWLA
- a CDS encoding Bug family tripartite tricarboxylate transporter substrate binding protein; the protein is MITNLKKQLVRAGLVFACALGVLSASAQTYPSRPITLVVPYSAGGTVDTLARAAAEGLAARLGQGVVVENRPGGNAIVAARFVANAEPNGYTLLFVGGSVLSKVFQKDPPINMATDFVPIAPLYQGPFVLAVGAKVPARTLAEFISYAKANPGVLNYGSAAPNAMMSMEALKAAAGIDVKHIPYKGGANVTTALLSNEVQAAFEGITSFRAHAASGAMKILAVGANRRLEEIPDVPTIAESGYPGFLTVFSGGLWAPAKTPAAVVQRLNHELLAVAKSPAFVDRVRLAGAAPVAGTPEELPAMVRAEVSFWTEAARRAGYVPE